The following proteins come from a genomic window of Pseudomonas putida:
- a CDS encoding methyl-accepting chemotaxis protein has translation MQEKLRDTLQLIAGSATQLASAAEELNAVTDESARGLQQQNNEIEQAATAVTEMTSAVEEVARNAVSTSEASSEASRSTGDGRDLVLETVGAIERMSGDVQATAKLITHLAEQSRDIGKVLDVIRGLADQTNLLALNAAIEAARAGEAGRGFAVVADEVRALAHRTQQSTSEIERMIGSIQGGTEQAVESMRTSTERAESTLNIAKGAGMALDTIAGAVAQINERNLVIASAAEEQAQVAREVDRNLVNINDLSVQSATGAHQTSAASAELSRLAVDLNGLVARFRT, from the coding sequence ATGCAGGAAAAATTGCGTGACACCCTGCAGCTGATTGCTGGCTCCGCTACCCAGCTGGCGTCGGCCGCCGAAGAGCTGAACGCCGTTACCGACGAGAGCGCGCGAGGCCTGCAACAGCAGAACAACGAAATCGAGCAGGCCGCCACGGCGGTGACCGAGATGACCAGCGCCGTCGAGGAAGTGGCACGTAACGCTGTAAGCACCTCAGAAGCCTCCAGCGAAGCCAGCCGCTCGACCGGCGACGGCCGTGACCTGGTGCTGGAAACCGTGGGTGCCATCGAGCGGATGAGCGGTGATGTGCAGGCTACGGCCAAACTGATCACCCACTTGGCCGAACAATCGCGCGACATCGGCAAGGTACTGGATGTCATCCGTGGCCTGGCCGACCAGACCAATCTGCTGGCGCTCAACGCTGCGATCGAGGCAGCCCGCGCGGGTGAAGCAGGCCGTGGCTTTGCCGTGGTGGCAGACGAGGTGCGCGCACTGGCCCACCGCACCCAGCAGTCGACCAGCGAAATTGAACGGATGATCGGCAGCATCCAAGGCGGCACCGAACAGGCGGTCGAATCGATGCGCACAAGCACCGAACGCGCCGAGTCGACGCTGAATATCGCCAAGGGCGCCGGCATGGCGCTGGACACCATCGCCGGGGCAGTGGCGCAGATCAATGAACGCAACCTGGTAATCGCCAGCGCGGCGGAAGAACAGGCCCAAGTGGCGCGGGAAGTGGACCGCAACCTGGTGAATATCAATGACCTTTCGGTGCAGAGCGCAACCGGCGCGCACCAGACCAGCGCGGCGAGTGCAGAGCTGTCGCGCCTGGCTGTGGATCTGAATGGGCTGGTGGCACGTTTTCGCACCTGA
- the gbcB gene encoding glycine-betaine demethylase subunit GbcB: MSDTFLNPVTTQTWANGRHIVRCVKVIQETWDVRTFCFMADQPIMFFFKPGQFVTLELEIEGKPVMRSYTISSSPSVPYSFSITVKRVPGGHVSNYLHDTMHEGLEVPVHGPVGLFNAIDFPAAKVLYLSGGVGITPVMSMARWFYDTNANVDMVFVHSARSPKDIIYHRELEQMASRIPNFSLHIICEKHGLGEPWAGYRGYLNQRLMELIAPDYMERTVFCCGPTPYMTAVKRMLEAVGFDMKNYHEESFGATPAEAKADAVEHAEQAADAPEVDVSELNLVEFIGSEKSIRVAPGETVHAAAAKVGLMIPKACGMGICGTCKVLKLGGEVEMEHNGGITEEDEAEGYILSCCSVPKGDVRIDY, from the coding sequence ATGTCCGATACTTTCCTCAATCCGGTCACCACCCAGACCTGGGCCAATGGCCGCCACATCGTGCGCTGCGTCAAGGTCATCCAGGAGACCTGGGACGTGCGCACCTTCTGCTTCATGGCCGACCAGCCGATCATGTTCTTCTTCAAGCCTGGGCAGTTCGTCACCCTGGAGCTGGAGATCGAAGGCAAGCCGGTGATGCGCTCTTACACCATCTCCAGTTCGCCGTCGGTGCCCTACAGCTTCTCGATCACGGTCAAGCGGGTGCCAGGCGGGCATGTGTCCAACTACCTGCACGACACCATGCACGAAGGCCTTGAAGTGCCGGTGCACGGCCCGGTGGGGCTGTTCAACGCCATCGACTTCCCGGCGGCCAAGGTGCTGTACCTCTCCGGCGGTGTCGGTATTACGCCGGTGATGTCCATGGCGCGCTGGTTCTACGACACCAACGCCAATGTCGACATGGTCTTCGTGCACAGCGCCCGTTCACCGAAAGACATCATCTACCACCGCGAACTGGAGCAGATGGCTTCACGCATCCCCAACTTCAGCCTGCACATCATTTGCGAGAAGCACGGCCTGGGTGAGCCATGGGCGGGTTATCGCGGCTATCTGAACCAGCGGCTTATGGAGTTGATTGCGCCCGATTACATGGAGCGCACGGTGTTCTGCTGCGGCCCGACGCCATACATGACTGCGGTCAAGCGCATGCTCGAGGCCGTCGGTTTTGACATGAAGAACTACCACGAGGAGTCGTTCGGTGCGACGCCGGCAGAGGCCAAGGCCGACGCCGTGGAGCATGCCGAGCAGGCGGCCGATGCGCCGGAAGTGGACGTTTCCGAGCTCAACCTGGTGGAGTTCATCGGCAGCGAGAAGAGCATCCGGGTTGCCCCGGGCGAGACCGTGCATGCGGCGGCGGCGAAGGTTGGCCTGATGATTCCGAAAGCCTGCGGTATGGGCATTTGCGGGACGTGCAAGGTGCTCAAGCTGGGCGGGGAAGTGGAAATGGAGCACAACGGCGGTATCACCGAAGAGGACGAAGCCGAGGGCTACATTCTGTCTTGCTGCAGCGTGCCGAAAGGGGATGTGCGGATCGATTACTGA
- the gbcA gene encoding glycine-betaine demethylase subunit GbcA gives MDVTATLSLGDPLEPARKATAEMLQTRERTYSLPQPFYTDERLFQIDMQEIFHKEWLIAGMTCEIPAKGNYITLQIGKNPIIVVRGSEGKVHAFHNVCRHRGSRLCVSEKGKVAKLVCHYHQWTYELDGRLLFAGTEMGADFDMKEYGLKPVNVKVAGGYIFISLAENPPAIDEFLATLDHYMEPYDMENTKVAVQTTLMEKANWKLVLENNRECYHCSGSHPELLQTLLEWDDTNDPRASQEFKDHVAASAAAWEAEKIPYLHKSHGLRNRIVRMPLLKGTVSMTMDGKQACQKLMGRIKNPDLGSMRILHLPHSWNHCMGDHMIVFTVWPISAQETMVTTKWLVHKDAVEGVDYDPERMRKVWDATNDQDRRLAEENQRGINSTAYQPGPYSKTYEFGVVNFIDWYSQRVLENLGAEPAAYLKEVQAQ, from the coding sequence ATGGACGTCACCGCAACCCTGAGCCTGGGCGATCCACTGGAACCTGCACGCAAGGCCACCGCCGAGATGCTGCAGACCCGCGAGCGCACCTACTCGCTGCCCCAGCCGTTCTACACCGACGAGCGTCTGTTCCAGATAGACATGCAGGAGATCTTCCACAAGGAATGGCTGATTGCCGGCATGACGTGCGAAATCCCGGCCAAGGGCAACTACATCACCCTGCAGATCGGCAAGAACCCGATCATTGTGGTGCGCGGTAGCGAAGGTAAGGTGCATGCCTTCCACAACGTCTGCCGCCATCGCGGCTCGCGCCTGTGCGTCAGTGAGAAAGGCAAAGTGGCAAAGCTGGTCTGCCATTACCACCAGTGGACGTATGAACTGGACGGCCGCCTGCTGTTCGCGGGTACTGAAATGGGCGCCGACTTCGACATGAAGGAGTACGGCCTGAAGCCTGTGAACGTTAAGGTCGCAGGTGGCTACATCTTCATCAGCCTGGCGGAAAACCCACCTGCTATCGACGAGTTCCTGGCCACCCTGGACCACTACATGGAACCGTATGACATGGAGAACACCAAGGTGGCAGTGCAAACCACCTTGATGGAAAAGGCCAACTGGAAGCTGGTGCTGGAAAACAACCGCGAGTGCTACCACTGCTCCGGCTCACACCCGGAGCTGCTGCAAACCCTGCTGGAGTGGGACGACACCAACGACCCGCGCGCCAGCCAGGAATTCAAGGACCACGTGGCCGCCTCCGCCGCCGCCTGGGAAGCCGAGAAGATCCCGTACCTGCACAAGAGCCATGGCCTGCGTAACCGCATCGTGCGCATGCCGCTGCTCAAGGGCACCGTGTCGATGACCATGGACGGCAAGCAGGCCTGCCAGAAGCTGATGGGCCGTATCAAGAACCCGGACCTGGGCTCGATGCGCATCCTGCACCTGCCGCACTCGTGGAACCACTGCATGGGCGACCACATGATCGTCTTCACCGTATGGCCGATCAGCGCCCAGGAGACCATGGTCACCACCAAGTGGCTGGTGCACAAGGATGCCGTCGAAGGTGTCGATTACGACCCGGAACGTATGCGCAAGGTGTGGGATGCCACCAATGACCAGGACCGCCGTTTGGCGGAAGAGAACCAGCGGGGCATCAACTCCACGGCTTACCAGCCAGGGCCGTACTCGAAGACTTATGAGTTTGGTGTGGTGAATTTCATCGATTGGTACAGCCAGCGCGTGCTGGAGAACCTTGGTGCAGAGCCGGCTGCGTACCTTAAGGAAGTGCAGGCTCAGTAA
- a CDS encoding RHS repeat-associated core domain-containing protein: protein MGKTTLLATDLQRTVLRSGDALPRRYTPYGGFRPDDCAWLGFSDAHLDHASGCYLLGNGHRAFSPALMRFGSPDRLSPFARGGLNAYAYCLGDPINHRDPTGQEAADYLFPILSILSNLAGAFTSGLRLRSMSRTRHMHQATGPNAGSRSGVVTFGTVESHTLPPSSVDWAFTGISGVSAVAGIALGISRTVEPGEDWQTWALATLTVISLGTSVKEVWALAQARSWDRYPITGQRYGTNRAGSASPMTSAVRRNSASANAIRQS from the coding sequence ATGGGCAAAACCACACTGCTGGCGACTGATCTCCAGCGCACCGTGTTGCGCAGCGGGGATGCCTTGCCTCGACGCTATACCCCCTATGGCGGATTCAGGCCGGATGATTGCGCTTGGCTGGGGTTTTCAGACGCCCACCTTGATCACGCCAGTGGCTGCTACCTGCTGGGTAACGGGCACCGTGCCTTTAGCCCGGCACTGATGCGCTTTGGTTCGCCTGACCGACTCAGCCCGTTCGCGCGGGGTGGCCTGAATGCTTACGCTTATTGCCTTGGAGACCCGATCAACCATCGCGATCCGACGGGGCAGGAGGCCGCAGACTATCTGTTTCCCATCCTGAGCATCCTTTCCAACCTTGCGGGTGCGTTCACCAGTGGTCTACGGCTGCGATCGATGTCGCGAACCCGCCATATGCATCAAGCAACGGGACCTAATGCTGGCAGCCGCAGTGGCGTTGTGACCTTCGGCACCGTGGAAAGTCATACATTACCGCCGTCATCGGTCGATTGGGCGTTCACAGGGATAAGTGGTGTCAGTGCCGTTGCAGGCATTGCCCTGGGCATCAGCCGAACCGTGGAGCCAGGAGAAGACTGGCAGACATGGGCGTTGGCGACCCTGACCGTCATATCACTAGGCACATCGGTCAAAGAGGTGTGGGCGTTGGCCCAGGCCAGGTCGTGGGACCGATATCCCATTACCGGTCAGCGGTACGGCACCAACCGGGCAGGTTCAGCAAGCCCGATGACTTCGGCCGTTAGGCGGAACAGCGCGTCTGCAAACGCCATAAGGCAATCTTAG
- a CDS encoding electron transfer flavoprotein subunit beta gives MSTKVISLVSIGAHPSSGRARRAEQDARAVELGLQLAGDNLQVVHAGDPREEALRAYLGMGLDHLDVLEQPAGADVLGVLGDYLRDAGAQLVLTGSQAETGEGSGMLPFLLAEKLGWPLIVGLAEVESIDNGTAQVLQALPRGQRRRLKVRLPLLATVDNAAPKPRQSAFGPARRGVLAARNVAIVEDELLGEAQLQPARPRPKRLKVIKAKSGADRMKAATAKASGGGGKVLKDVSPQEGAEAILKLLVEEGVLR, from the coding sequence ATGAGTACGAAAGTCATCAGCCTGGTTTCCATCGGTGCCCATCCAAGCTCCGGCCGCGCCCGTCGCGCCGAGCAGGATGCCCGTGCCGTGGAGCTGGGCTTGCAGCTGGCTGGGGATAACTTGCAGGTGGTGCATGCCGGTGACCCGCGTGAAGAAGCGTTGCGGGCCTATCTGGGCATGGGGCTGGATCATCTCGACGTGCTAGAGCAGCCCGCAGGAGCCGATGTGCTGGGCGTGCTTGGGGATTACCTGCGTGATGCCGGTGCGCAGCTTGTGCTAACGGGTAGCCAGGCTGAAACCGGCGAGGGTTCGGGCATGTTGCCGTTCCTGCTGGCCGAGAAACTGGGTTGGCCGCTGATAGTCGGCCTGGCCGAAGTGGAATCGATCGACAACGGCACCGCTCAGGTCCTGCAGGCGCTGCCTCGTGGGCAGCGGCGCAGGCTGAAGGTACGTCTTCCGTTGCTGGCAACTGTGGATAACGCGGCGCCCAAGCCGCGGCAGAGCGCGTTCGGTCCGGCGCGGCGCGGTGTGTTGGCGGCACGCAATGTCGCCATCGTCGAGGATGAACTGCTGGGTGAAGCGCAGTTGCAGCCAGCCCGCCCAAGGCCCAAGCGCCTGAAGGTGATCAAGGCCAAAAGCGGCGCCGACCGGATGAAGGCCGCGACGGCGAAGGCCAGTGGTGGTGGCGGTAAGGTCTTGAAAGACGTTTCTCCACAGGAAGGCGCCGAAGCGATTCTCAAGTTGCTGGTGGAGGAGGGCGTATTGCGCTGA
- a CDS encoding electron transfer flavoprotein subunit alpha/FixB family protein: protein MSDIIRRDPRAEWIARNRLHPLHAALQTQQTRWLGPNGLMRKNPHAIAAGFIGPNGLKRIDRSGAQQGTAVGGRRSAAAEVQLPLHQVPAPAFYIAVVPDMVGGRLSSHDRDLLGLAHSLAGSDGAVLAVVFGEHKESKFSTAGVDRVLVIDGEQFEGYAPEQRVQGLRAVDNQFTPRHWLLPDSRTGGGELGRRLAAALGERPATRVWQIKDGQCIGRAGAGQQDLQRAVPRLILGAAECAEPVSETRHEALPVELSTGVVRSLSRIEDLGSVAVDPATIAMAEAEFIVSGGNGVKDWDLYHKATAALGATEGASRVAVDDGFMPRNRQVGATGTWVTARVYVAVGISGAIQHLQGIGACDKVVAINMDPGCDMIKRADLSVIGDSSAILQALIEAVDNFRSGGQRDAA, encoded by the coding sequence ATGAGCGACATCATCCGCCGCGACCCACGCGCCGAGTGGATCGCCCGTAACCGCCTGCATCCGCTGCATGCGGCGCTGCAGACGCAACAAACCCGCTGGCTGGGGCCCAACGGCCTCATGCGCAAGAACCCGCATGCCATCGCCGCCGGTTTCATCGGCCCCAATGGCCTCAAGCGCATCGACCGCAGCGGTGCTCAACAGGGCACCGCTGTCGGCGGGCGGCGCAGCGCGGCGGCCGAAGTGCAATTGCCGCTGCATCAGGTGCCAGCGCCTGCGTTCTACATCGCCGTGGTGCCCGACATGGTGGGCGGCCGCCTCAGCAGCCATGACCGTGACCTGCTCGGCCTTGCCCACAGCCTGGCCGGGAGTGACGGCGCGGTGTTGGCCGTGGTGTTTGGAGAGCACAAGGAAAGCAAGTTTTCCACAGCGGGTGTCGACCGCGTGCTGGTCATCGACGGCGAGCAGTTTGAAGGTTATGCACCGGAGCAACGGGTCCAGGGTCTGCGCGCTGTGGATAACCAGTTCACCCCACGCCATTGGTTGTTGCCCGATAGCCGCACCGGGGGTGGCGAACTGGGCCGGCGCTTGGCTGCAGCCTTGGGCGAACGCCCGGCGACGCGCGTCTGGCAGATCAAGGACGGCCAATGCATCGGCCGTGCTGGCGCGGGTCAGCAGGACCTGCAACGCGCGGTGCCGCGCTTGATCCTGGGTGCTGCCGAGTGCGCCGAGCCGGTCAGCGAGACCCGCCACGAAGCATTGCCGGTGGAGTTGTCCACAGGCGTGGTGCGCAGCTTGTCGCGCATCGAAGACCTTGGCTCGGTGGCCGTCGATCCGGCGACCATCGCCATGGCCGAGGCCGAATTCATCGTCTCGGGGGGGAATGGCGTCAAGGATTGGGACCTCTACCACAAGGCGACTGCTGCTCTGGGGGCAACCGAGGGTGCTTCGCGGGTGGCGGTGGACGATGGCTTCATGCCGCGTAATCGCCAGGTCGGCGCAACCGGCACCTGGGTTACCGCACGGGTCTATGTGGCTGTGGGGATCTCGGGCGCGATCCAGCACCTGCAGGGTATCGGTGCCTGCGACAAGGTGGTGGCGATCAACATGGACCCGGGCTGCGACATGATCAAACGGGCTGACCTGTCGGTGATTGGCGACAGTTCGGCGATTCTCCAGGCACTGATCGAGGCTGTGGACAACTTCCGCAGCGGCGGCCAGCGCGACGCAGCGTAA